A stretch of the Calypte anna isolate BGI_N300 chromosome 21, bCalAnn1_v1.p, whole genome shotgun sequence genome encodes the following:
- the AURKAIP1 gene encoding aurora kinase A-interacting protein: MLTPQLAARLLRASRVAGHLFPRAVSSFLCSPSAPVHYSTQPPNKSGAQPLKWSALDPELEELLIPRKLSISPLESWLTVRYFLPKAGIPEAEEGAGAEPQMRYDCPPSEEGGDVEEGGGAPGNKLQCKNVLKIRRRKMNRHKFKKLLKRRKFVRRRIKEGRKKRRQIKFEKDLERIWKRAGLKSPPAGWQTPKIFLKSSKR; this comes from the exons ATGTTAACACCACAGCTGGCTGCCCGCTTGCTGAGGGCTTCACGCGTTGCAG gcCACCTCTTCCCCCGGGCAGTGTCTTCCTTCCTGTGCTCTCCTTCTGCACCCGTGCACTACAGCACACAGCCACCCAACAAGAGTGGAGCCCAGCCTCTGAAGTGGAGTGCTCTGGACCCTgaactggaggagctgctgatcCCCAGAAAACTCTCCATCAGTCCTTTGGAGAGCTGGCTGACTGTGAGATATTTCCTGCCTAAAGCAGGAATTCCTGAGGCTGAGGAGGGAGCGGGTGCTGAACCTCAGATGAGGTATGACTGCCCCCCCTCGGAAGAGGGAGGTGAtgtggaggaaggaggaggagcccCGGGCAACAAACTGCAGTGCAAGAATGTTCTGAAGATCCGCAGGAGGAAGATGAACCGGCACAAGTtcaaaaagctgctgaagaggAGGAAGTTTGTGAGGAGGAGGATAAAGGAAGGGCGCAAGAAGAGGCGTCAG ATAAAGTTTGAGAAAGATTTGGAGCGCATCTGGAAAAGAGCTGGTTTGAAAAGTCCTCCTGCAGGATGGCAAACACCCAAGATATTTCTGAAAAGTTCCAAGCGATGA